The genome window TGCTGGATGTTCAGGAGCATGATCTTCAATCGAAATTGTAGGCTTCAGCAATCTTGCTGCTCAAGCTGTTCGTTTGATAAATGAGATCACTCAGAAACTCATGCAGACCATTGTCAAAGATGGTCCGGATCTCATTGTCTTCGAGCCGTTTCATAATGCCTTCGGACATGTCATGGCATTCGTGCCGTTTGCCGTAATCATTGGCAAGATATTTCAGATTATCAACGATATTTGAATAGCAGAAATTAAGCGACCGCGGCATGCGGGAATTGAGGATCAGGTAATCCGCTATGTTCACGGGGTTGTATTCAACATCATAGACCCAGCGATAGGAGCGATGCGCGGAAACAGAACGCAGGATCGATTCCCATTGAAAATTGTCCAGCGTCGTGCCGACATAGGAAATCGACGGAAGCAGCACGTAATATTTTACGTCGAGAATGCGGGCTGTATTGTCCGCCCGCTCGATGAAGGTACCGATGCGCGCGAAGTTGAAAATCTCGTTGCGCAGCATCGTCCCGTGAAAGGCACCGCGAATGATCGCGGTTTCGCGCTTGATCTGGTCGAGGACGCGCGGAAGGTCGGTTTCTGGAATTTGCTGCGCCAGCGTGGATTTGAGGATCATCCACGTCTCGTTGACACTTTCCCATGCTTCGCGCGTCAGCGCCGTGCGCACCATGCGTGCATTCGAGCGGGCTGTTTCAACGCAAGACATGACACTCGACGGATTACCGAGATCGCGCAGCAGGAAATCAGACACCAGGCTGGCATTATATTCCTTGTACTTGTTGTCGTAGCCGATCTTGACACCCGCGCTCATCAAAACGGATGACCATTCTTCCGGGGCATCGGACGTTTTTGTCAAGGCCATGCGCAAACCGGCATCAATCAGGCGCGCCATATTCTCTGCCCGCTCTATATAGCGGAACATCCAGTAGAGACCATTTGCGGTTCGGCCAAGAAGCATTTTTCGGTGTTATCCCTCTTTGTATTTCTGGAGCCGTCTTTGGCAGCCCTCATTCCCCTCAAATCGGTCTAGTCGTCCAGAACCCAGGTGTCCTTCGTCCCCCCTCCCTGACTGGAGTTGACGACGAGCGAGCCCTCCTTCAATGCCACGCGGGTCAATCCGCCAGGCGTGATGCGGATGCGATCCGAAACAAGAACGAACGGCCGCAGATCGACATGGCGCGGCGCCAGACCCTTTTCGGTCATGATCGGCGTTGTCGACAGGGCCAGCGTTGGTTGAGCAATGTAATTCTTCGGATTGGCCTTCAACTTGAGTGCGAAAGCCTCGCACTCCTTCTTCGAGGCAGCAGGACCCACCAGCATGCCATAACCGCCTGATCCGTGGACTTCCTTGACGACGAGATCGGCAAGGTTCTCAAGGACATACTTGAGTGTGTCGGGTTCGGAGCAGCGATGCGTCGGAACATTCTCCAAAATCGCCTTGCGCCCGGTATAGAACTCGACGATTTCCGGCATATACGAATAAAGCGCCTTGTCGTCGGCGATACCGGTGCCGGGAGCATTGGCGATGGTGATATTGCCGGAGCGAT of Phyllobacterium zundukense contains these proteins:
- a CDS encoding alpha-E domain-containing protein, encoding MLLGRTANGLYWMFRYIERAENMARLIDAGLRMALTKTSDAPEEWSSVLMSAGVKIGYDNKYKEYNASLVSDFLLRDLGNPSSVMSCVETARSNARMVRTALTREAWESVNETWMILKSTLAQQIPETDLPRVLDQIKRETAIIRGAFHGTMLRNEIFNFARIGTFIERADNTARILDVKYYVLLPSISYVGTTLDNFQWESILRSVSAHRSYRWVYDVEYNPVNIADYLILNSRMPRSLNFCYSNIVDNLKYLANDYGKRHECHDMSEGIMKRLEDNEIRTIFDNGLHEFLSDLIYQTNSLSSKIAEAYNFD